In Lacinutrix sp. Bg11-31, the DNA window TGTTTTTGGTCTTAATGGATTTGTAGGCTGCAATAGAATTACTGTTTCTACAGCTTCATTAATTGATTGTAAAACATGCTTAACCGCAGAAACTGTAGGTTCTAAATCTCCAGAAATATCCGAAGGTCTATCTATAACATTTACGCCATAAGACAATGCTATTTCTTTTATTGCGGCATCGTCTGTTGTAATATAAATAGCATCAGCTAAATGTAAATTTGCTTTAGCATACAAAATACTGTGTGCTATTAAAGGCAAATCGCCTAATGCTAAAACATTTTTATTTGGCAGCCTTTTAGAGCCTCCACGTGCTGGTATAACTATTATTGTTTTCAATTTTAGTAGTGTTTATATTTTTATATCAAGGCCAATTTAATTGATCTGGTGCTTTTATAGATACTTCCTTTTTGTTATTAAAACGGTTATAAGCAAAAGTAGTTACCAACTGTGTTGCCTCTGCAATATAATCTTCAGAAATTTTATCTAAAACCGTAGTTCTTTGCTTGTAAAAGGCATTTAACACCTCTAAGTTATTAATGTTATTTACAAAAAAATTCATTTTATTTAAGATGTCATTTTCTTTATTTTGATAAGCCGAAACGCTCCCATAACTACTAACTACTTTATCCATTATAGAATTAGGATAAGTAACTCCAAAAACTGGAACACCAAAAGACAAAGCTTCTATTAATTTACCTTTTAACAATTCGCCATGCAAAATAGAATCTACAACAAACATACAGTCCGATTTCTTTATAAGCTCAAGTACTTGTGTTCTCTCTAATTTAAATTTTAAAATAACATTAGGTATTGATGCTTTTAACCAAGTAATAGATTCTTCATCAAACTGAGAAAGCACAAATGTAAAACTCACTTTTTGTGAGACTTCAAGCTTATTAAAGGTAATTAGACTCGTTTTAAACTCTTCAGTAAAAGCACTTTTATAAAAAGTACCTGCGTATAAAAAATTGACTTCCTGTTTCTCTATATTTCTTTTGTAAAGTTTTTCAACTTTTTGCATTGCATGTGGTATTACAAAACAACGTTGCCTATCTAAATTATAATTATTAGCCATTCTATCGGCTAATTTAGATGAAGGA includes these proteins:
- a CDS encoding cytidylyltransferase domain-containing protein, with the translated sequence MKTIIVIPARGGSKRLPNKNVLALGDLPLIAHSILYAKANLHLADAIYITTDDAAIKEIALSYGVNVIDRPSDISGDLEPTVSAVKHVLQSINEAVETVILLQPTNPLRPKTLLEDCFNAYNEKACDSVFTVSQSYHKLGKIENDKFKPFNYKPGQRSQDLEPLYFENGLLYIADATSVLNNEIMTTNGFPFKVNHVFSTVDIDTQADLDYANYILEKSHLNLN